Proteins found in one Flexistipes sp. genomic segment:
- a CDS encoding transposase: protein MSPLLQKLNLPKGTAIYADKGYNSEYNRRDISSNYVDMIMYKAARNKSLTGFQKFHNKAVSKVRYVVEQAIGLIKLHFGYTRSRFIGIDKVRLELSIHCMAYNLRKGALRMI from the coding sequence TTGTCACCTTTATTACAAAAGCTTAACTTGCCTAAGGGAACGGCAATATATGCAGATAAAGGCTACAACAGTGAATATAACCGCAGAGATATCTCAAGTAATTATGTAGATATGATAATGTATAAGGCAGCGCGGAATAAGTCACTTACAGGATTTCAGAAATTTCATAACAAGGCAGTAAGCAAGGTTCGTTATGTCGTTGAGCAGGCAATTGGATTGATTAAACTTCATTTTGGTTATACTCGTAGCCGGTTTATAGGTATTGATAAGGTTAGGCTGGAATTGTCTATACATTGTATGGCATATAATCTGAGAAAGGGTGCTTTAAGAATGATTTGA